ATACCAAAGTCTCGGTTCGGTACCGGCACTGCATGGTATGCCCAGTATGTGATATGCACCGATATGGCAAACCTTAGTTCTATCAAAACctgattagttttttttttcatatcaaTACATAAAATTTAATGTAATTTAAATTGTCATCCAATTGCCTAAAGAACAATATTTGAACTCTTGAGCATCTTTTGGGTATTTTTTGTTGACAGGCCTAGAAACAGCTGCAAGGTTGTTGGTTCTTATTGCAGTGAACTCTTCGCAAGCACCAACCATAAACCTACAAAGTATAAGAAAAGACTTGGCCACCTAACAACAGTATACAAATTGTTATGCTAGTATATTTTGCAAACATACTTGTACCTTCAATTATATAAAGTGATCTGTGTAGGCAATTCATAGCAATGCCAACTTTAAAAGGTAGATATTCATGTAGTTTAAATAACACTCTACTTCTTACTGAGTATTGCAATATGTATCGgatatcttcttcttcacatATAGAGAAAGTTACACTAAATTTATGGCCAAGAATTACCAATCCTATCAAGTGGTGAACATAAGTTTAACTTTTTACACATGTTAAGAAAATGACTAAAAAGGTTTCAAGGAAAAGCATAATAGAAGCAAATCCATCATATGAACTTAAAAGGTAGCCAGGCAGATCAACAACACTTAAAACATCTTAATTTGCTTTTCACTTGTATCAAGATTCCTCATAGTAATTTTCAGTAGAAAAAAAGCACATGCGCTTGAAAACTAGGTTCAAAAATGTCAGATGGTCAAACTTACTCACCTAAATTGGCAACTGGCAAGGCTAGATGTCAAACCAACAACATGTTCAGCTAGGTCAGCTTCATCTATGCATTGCCTTGAGTGCACTCTAGTATAATGAGTTGTCAATTTTGACAGAATCTGCAAAAGACCAAGTATTAGATATCTATCATATAACTTACTACATTGTGAGCAATTCAGGAGCCAAGATTTCCATAAAGAAACAAACCTCCTCAATTGGTGGACGTTTCCAACAACTAACATTTGATGGATTCTTGTACTGACTTTGTTCACTTAAAAATGAAAACAACTGGTGTTCAAATGACTGTAGCACTCAGACTGAGATCAGGGAAATAAATATAATAGCGCTGTGTAGAACGTGGAATGACGATAAAAGGAAAATTGACATACGTGCAGCTCAGAAAATGGATATCTTTACAAAAATTAAAGACATAGATGATTATTAGATTCGATCTTGCAGCTCATAGAAACAACCAAAATCAATATGAAGCAGTAGATCACAAATGTATTGACTTTCTTACTTCAAAAATCTGAATTATACAGGCACAGGTGACTCTATGTAGCTAGGTACTTTAAAGAAAGAATATTCTATGAAGCATCAGATACTCATAACATGGTATGAATAATACAAAGAATTTCATTAGAAAGTCATTCCATTCCATGacttaaacatgcatgtgaaggAGATTAGACGTGAGTTACCGGAATTAATAAAATGTAGGAAAAGTAAATCCATCTTAATTCCTGTAAAATGCACACGGTATGAATTCTGGAGTCAAGAAAGTACTGCTTCAATGGGCTTAGGTGATTCATAAATAAAAACACTagaaaattgatatatcaaaaaaaagaaaccttaAAAAATCAATATTTTATGCATGCGCACATGCATGTGCGTGCGTACGCATTTGTGTGTGTAGGCATGCATGCATCTGTCTTTGCATGCAGGCAGGCACACACGTGTACAAATATCTGAGTGTGTGTTTAAATATCTATTATGAGTATCTTACCTTGGCACTCCTTTAGATTTATACAGTCCAAAGTTGTTGCCATAACCAAGACAGACAAAGAAACAgatgcgagagagagagagagagagatcgctAATAAAATTCCACATgtacaaaacaaaaaatatgaCAAATTGTACAACATTCTAATTTAAATTACATCAAAGAGGCAGACTGATCTAACTGATACGTTACACATGCAACAAATGAAATAATAATGTTGAGCATATATAAATACCAATGCAAGGTCAAAAATCATAAGCTGCAAAAAGAGAAAGAACAAAATTATAGACAAGTGAACCAAGAATGACTGACCGCTTATTGATGTAACTCATCAATTTGTTTGTCAGGTAGCAAATTGTGAATGATGGATAGTGACTTCGTACTCTATGGATGTGATCAATAAGAGACTCACTAATTACAAGATCACAAAATTCCTCTGCTTGATATACAAATAGTATGTAGGGCACTTCCGATTGCGCCGATGAAATCTGCAATTTATAGTCAGTGCCAAATAAGTGAAAAATGATGTAGTGTGAAATAATTGGCTTCTAAGCCAggataatttaaaaaaagaaataggaagaagaaTGTAAAGTGTCCAATACCTACTAGAGATAATACTTGGAGAACATAACAACAGTAAGAAAAAAGAGGAATCATTTTTGCAATGTTAAATAATGAATGACTCTATTGGTACCAGGATAAAGCATATGTAAATATGAGATATCaacacaatgaaacaatcaaacatcaaactaactaaataaaataaatgattaGTGCAATACAAGCTGCTACCTGATCCGCAAACACAAGGATAATGCAATAAAAGCAGGGTGGAGTACAAAAGCAACTAAATCTACCTGATATTGCTTGCTAAGTTTattgtaaaaaaagaaaaaagaaaagaaaatcctaggTAACCGTAACATATCACTTAATCAAATTTCATTTCAAATAATTGTATTATCAATGCTGCTATTCTAAAaattcatcaaagaaaaaggaaatgatGGTAGAAGAAAGTATAACCAGATATCATGCAAGCAGCAATTTAAGATACACACGAAGCCAAACATCAGCGAGTCCCACTTCATACCAAACCTGTCCCCTTGTATCAACACCAGTCACAATCAGTCCAGTATTTCCTTGCTTATCAAtatatataacaatataaactctttgttaaaaaaaaaaaaaatcagttccCAGATGATAACAGAATCTCAGAAAAACCTATAGCCGACCAAGGAATTTACCAGATATAATGCAAACAAAAGTACCACACGATGGAACTAAACACTGGCCAGGATGGCTTCATACAAGTTTGCATTAATACCGATCGTATCCAATCCAGTATTTCACCATGAACCAAAGTTTGACTGATTCATGGGGAAAGGGGGTGTTTAGCTGTGTATGCTGGTCAAAAGACGCTATGAAGGGGTGGTATGGGCCATTTTGACCTGGTATGTATCGGTATAAACTGTTCCAAGCTAATCAGAGTCATTTGAGTGCTATAAGACTCATCTAAGCATATCATTTGAATTTAAAAGTACATATAAAGATTTATGTTAAAATGACTTCTTCACCAGCACTCAAATTCCTCTTTCCAAACCAGTCTcgaaagtagagagagaaagaaaaagagaagaatagGGAGATATAGTAGAAGACAAATTTAGTAAGGTTCACTTGAAAATGTATTAGCTTTTTCATACCGCCAAGAAGGTATTTTTACGTGTTTATGCATGTGTAACACAATAATCAGAAAAAAATGTTTgtgaaattgatcatacaagAACAGTTGATCAAAGGACATCTTAAACGAAgtcaatttttttcatttttcctgATACTTTTCCTCTtctgtttttattattttcagctTAACACAAGATGCCCAAACTTGGTTCATAGACTAACGTAACTGACCCATGTACCAGCAAGTACTAGTGCAGGTATTGCAAACCAGCCATGACTGATGCAGCAGCCAGAactgcatatatatttattggACAAATGATTTCTACGCATGCACAGATGTGCACATAAAGAACATGtaacagaaaaaaaataattaaataagatCTAAAAGGTTCAAACTAGCTTGTTCTGCAGCAAAATGGAATCCATTTAGTAGCTAGAAGATGAAATAAAACAAGGTAGAACACAAGCAACTTAGCAAGCTTTTAAGATCAAGTACCTGAGCAATTTTGTCAGGCACATTCATTTTCCACATAATTGACCTTTCGATTGGATTAGAGGTTATACGAAAAGAAAGACCTTTTTCCGCAAACCTGGTGAGAAGATGTCCTGAAGTACACCAAGATAACTAACTTGATGAAATTCATGCAAACATTCAGAGAAGTATCTGATAGTTAAAGGATTTGCCGTACCTCCAACTAGCCCATTTTCAACAACTTTAGCATCAAAATCAGCTACAACAGATTTTAGCGCATATTTCCCCCTTTCCCATTTCTGCTTTTCCTTCACCCATTTTTTCGTCTCCGCCTCTTCAGCTTTCAAAGCTTCTTTCTGTAATTTATCTTGCTGTACAATAAAATCAGCAGTCACTTACCTTGAGCTATGTGATTCATATTCATAATTCCATAGTTCAGCAACAATGCTTAGTCTGCCCGACCTGCCTCTTTCTTTTTCGTTCTTCAATTAAACgagctttttcttctttcagttGCTTCTTCCTCGCAGCTGGTTCATTCTTATTATCTTTAGCAGCACCAACTGCTGCATGATTTCCTTTCCGCTTTGCAGTACTATCTAATTGCCCCAACAAGTTGTGCTCCTCCTCATAGCTTGCAGCCTGCTATAGAGACTCAAGATTCCATGTTGctttattatgtattataaCTAGGATGTGCTTCCATATGGGGGGAAAACAATctttaattaataataatatttagaaTAATTGATCTAGTCAAACAACAGGTTCGTACACAACCAAGATTCATAATCAATGTGTGCAATTCATAGTCAAGATCCACTAAATGCAAAGGAATTAGGGACATCTTTAAAAAGCGTCCGAGATACACAACCATGACCCACCAAGATCAATGCCAATGAACTCAGAAATATGGTGCCCTATTGATACTAAGAAAAAGGCTGATAGAAAGATAAATTCAGAACTAGTAGCAGGAAACATCTACCTAGCGCAACGCAACTGCTTCAAAAACTCCTTGGAAATTTAAACCTTCGCCTGCTTCCTAAGCGCTTCCCTGCTTCTTCAAGAGTGCTTAAATTAAACACTTCCCTACACCAGCAACCCGCTCCTGATCGCACTCTCAATTCTGGCAACTAAGGTTAAGATTTCGGATGGCCTAAGTGCTTAACTTAAAGTAACATCTGATTCCTTGAATCTTCCAATGGGCTAACTAGTTAGATACCATTTAATGTTGCTTATTTGTTCTCACCTTGATTCATCACCTTTTTGTGAGATTTTTATGGTTCTTTTCTACTAATGCAATACTCACCGTTTGATATATCTCAGTGAAATTTATTCAGTtgacaaaaaagaagaaaattcaaACACctacatcattttgttttatggctAATATATGCTGTCGAACAGTATTTAACATGTAACGTCATCAGATATTTGTTCATGGTGATGCATATATGTCATAAGAGAAACAAACCAAAATTATCTATCAACATAAGAATCCAAGGTAGAAAATTCTTGAAACCCAAAATTCTGGAGATTTTATAATACTTTCAGCCACTTCTACCATGTTGATCTTGTCCTCTAGCATGCAACTCAACTGAGCTTAAACCCTCAGCACCAAATACACACATGCAtgtttgtgtgtgtgcatgCACGCGCGTGCAGCACAGCCCACAGCAATTGAGTAATTAACTTACCACAATTTTATGCAAGCTGGAGTCTGCTTCATAAGCCTTGGTCACATGCTGCATTTCCTGACTATGAGTGCTGCAAAGGATAAAGATACATCTAACAATTTTCCCTTCAAATGATATATTGAATGGACCTGTGGCTTCCTCGTGATCTTGAATGAAATACTGGCATGATAACATAATATTTATGAAGACCAACAAGAAAGTATCTCAATATGCTCAAAGATTTGTATTCGCGGGTGGGATGTTTAATTGCAGATGTGTATGAGACCCCCCAAAAACCATGTAGTTTCTCAGCCATATTGCAGGCCTGAATAACCTAATGAATCACCAGGTTGCACTTCAAATGTAATTGAATCGTCGACTTATGAATGATAATCTTAATCTAAATACTCAACCTAAAAACACAAATTTGCAACAGGGTGTGACCAAGGGGTTAGTGTTTTCAAAGTCATGAGTTTGTAGGTTGAGTTGAGTCAAACCTAGCTACGTTGGGACAGGTCATCTAATGTACGACTCATTTTAGATCTAAGTTAATACAGGGTATGTTAAACTAGCTGGTAGGCAGAAAATGGCCCAAAACCAACCTAGTTTTTGAAATAATCCATTTTCAAATCTGGACCCAAACTGCTGGTCTGAAAAACTGAGTCAGGTTGGGCCTAAATGGATTTGTCATGTGTTGACATGACTCATTTGGATCAATTTTATAGCTTGACATACTTTTCTTTACCTAATGACCCTCCACTCTTTCTAGAATGACCTAGGATTGGCATTGGCAGTGCTAAAGTGTTAATGCCAGCCCTTGACCCAACTGTGATAAATCAACAGATCAtccatcaaaattcaaaaaagttgACCGATGACTGTTCATGAAGGCGAAGACATCAACTCTCAAATGCAAAGATTTTGATGGTTGCTCAGATAGATTCATAATCGGTATGCTGAATTTGTTGATCAGAACTCACAACCAGCTTTCTAGGTCACTAGGATTCCTTGGCTCCTCCTAACCTCCTTTCTCACACACCATTCTTCCAACGGGATCCACCGACATCTAGAATGTTAAATTCAATTTCGATGGCTCAGTAAGGCAGGGTTCATCCAATGCAAGCTTCATTATTTGTGACAAGCGCAGTCGAATTGTGGTTTGCTGAAGCTGTGCTGCTAACAACTTTGTTCTGAACTCATTATTTACTTGGTTTGAGGGGGGGCTCTGCCATGATTAGTTCTTGGATACTCACCAGAAAAAACCATGAGATACCAACAATCACTTCTTGACTTGCAGCAGGGGTCCTAGCTTGTATCTCCCACAATAGTAGGGAGGGTAACCAACCAAGTGGCTGGCTAGCCTAGGTACCAATGATTGAGGCGAAACCCACAATCTGGATCCACCACTTCCCTCTACGCCTCCTAACCCTGGCAAAGGCTGATGCCATTGTATTTTTGTTCATTCTGCTTAGGGTGCTTAATTTCTAGCCAAGGCAAAACTAGCATCAACCATCTATCTTGGTGACCAGTTACTAGTCAAGGGCAACTCTAGAAAGAAGAACTTGACATGTACCTAGAAGGCCAGTTGATTGATACCTTATTGAACATCCATTTGAAGTTTATATACCCTAGGAGAATCAAATAGAACAGTATtctgaatccaaaataaatgaaCTCACAACCAAAATGTTCCTTGTCATATTACGGGACTCAGCTTAGTAAAGTCAATCTAaatgaatggaaagaaaaattatgtgaACAACACCTCCAATGGCCTCATCTCATCATTCAACATCATAATTATAAAGAATGAAGTTTACAGGGACCAGTGAACCCTAACTATAAAGGTCAATTAGTAACTGAATCTGAAATTGGGTGTGTAAATTGGAATCAATTAATAATCCTACCTAAACTCCTTACAACAAATATAATCAATATTTGATGACCAAAATGTCTTATCAGGCATCAACTTACATATACTTAATCGAACAATACAGATAAACATAAATTTCAACATACCAAGCATATGTTTGATCAATGCATAGATTTAGGAAACAACAGAAGTTAATGCAATCAAAAGTGAGATGAGTTGCTAATGCTATTATTGAAAAAGAGAATCTACGCATGGACCATTAATGGAATTATTTAATAGTAGGAATCAGATAGTACTATTCATTAAGATCTTGATATTTCTTTTACAGAACTAGTGTTTCACATTAATGTCTCAGTCTAGCAAAACGAGAGAAGAGAAGCTTCTTATCACTAGCTAAAAAGCAAATACTGAACAATGAACGAAAATGCATTCTCCTAAGTAGTAAACTCTCACTCATGTGAACTCGTTTTTGGGGAAGGGTTTTCAGGGAGAGAAGCAATGCTAGGAGAAGTTATCATTCTTGTAAGTAGTAAAATGGCATAATTATAGCTGTCAGTGATATCATTATTCATTTACTTTTCTTCAATACACAGCTTATACATTCAAAGAGGACAAAATTAACATAAAATTACCTGGAGAGTAGAATCTTCTGCCAAGGTATGACCATGTGGAGGGCTGTCTCCAAGAATCTGTATGAAGTTTGTGGCACCTGACAATTTACAGACCATCGCTAAATCAAAATAACCACCAAGAGACATGATTGAACTACCATTTGCTTTCATCTCAAAACATTTTAGAAAGCTCTAATTTCTAGATTACATACCTCTGCTACCATCAAACGATCCATGGTTAGTAATTCTAGGAATAACTTCATCATTTGTATCATTTCTGCCTGAAACAGCTTCATCTATTGTCAAATACAATCTGGAATGGTCTTTTCCGGAGCCTGTACCTACTGGACTTTCCACCACAGGGAAGTCAGAATTATCTCTGAGTGCTCTGCCACTTCACAAGCTGCAGTCATGGTTCTTAAATTTTTTGGACTTCCCTCATGGGCATTGCCTTCTGACTCATTGTCTGACTCCAAACATATTAAACCAGTAATTCCTGTCAAACATAGTGATGAACGAAGACTGCAAATCAAACAGGGTAATCATCTTTAGATAGAATGGGGCAGAGATATCAAACAAAACATAGAGGGGAACAAGTCTTGTCACCACATGATAATTGATTTACAACCTGATGACATGGGATGCTTCACAACATATAAGTTTTAAGTCTCATTACAGGACCCCGTACCAGTAATGTAGATGTACGGGCCACGTCGATACAGAATATCCCCATATTGACAAATGGTATGCTGTTGGAGTTAGCATAATAGTTGCACCATGTGTCAGTATGCACCACAGTTGGCATGGTATACCCATATTGGGGTGTCATTACACCCCATACCAGATAGATACGGTATGCCCCTAACCAACCAGTACAGGTCAGTACTTAAAACCATGCCAAGAACAATGATCCCCAATGAGGAATGACAACCATCACTATGCTGTAGGGTGcatatcttgatttttttttaaaaaaaaagaataactaCACTAGAGGAGGAAAACCAAAACGAAGAATGGCATTATTACAATCGTGAGATGGGTCAGTGAGGAAATGAGAACAGCGGCTTACACCGTTTAAGGGTAGGTGGAGATCAAGGTTGTCAATATGGCTACATGGTTTCTAGGCACCTCCACCTCTGATGCAATCAAGTAGACTTTTGTCTAGACAAAGCATGTCATAATTCTAAAAGCATGGAATTTGTAAAGGAATAATTTACTAGTGCATTCAtgtcaaagaaaaaaatattgtaaACATAAGAAGAAGCATATGCACATTGATTTTAAGAGTAACGCGTTGCATTCTCTGCAGCGCTAAACCATTACAAAACAGTAATATAATgatattatttcttttaaagCTGATACATGCTCACTGAGATATTTCTTTGAATGAAATTCCATTTCAGCAGATAACAGTAAAGAAGAGGGGTTAAAATAACAAGTTTTGAAAATATTCAAAAAAGCATTATAACATGGCCATCCTCATGCATGTCAAATTTAAATAAACATCAAATTTTCAGTTAATATAGTCCTAACTTAGCCAGCTAATTATGCATCGCAACAATGCCAAACATTGCTTTTTACACCATACTAAATGGAGgggaacaaagaaaagaaacatataTCAGAGCTAGCCAATGCAGAAAGACCCTTCACACATCCACATGAGTTACCCTTAATGCAAATGCTGACCAACAAATACGCATTGTCTACAAAATTTCAGGTATCATGGTTCTTCCATCAAAGCTTCATATATCAAACCACACTATTAAATGATTGCATATACTTGTGAGCTTAGGCAACCTCGACATCCTCACTGAAGGAAACGGTTCTGCCATGACTATCCTGCTAAAGAACAGCACATGACACCAAAAGAGTAAAGAAAACATCACGATTCTAGGGTGGAAATCTCAATgtgtttaaaaagaaaaaaaaggaaggaaagaaaaacattcTGTAATTATCATGCAACTCTAAGAATTTGGACTTGCCCTGGCTAGCCTATTGCTTAGTGTCCCTAGCATTTTGCAGAGAAGGATTGTCTAAGAAACCATAAGCGTGCACAGACAAGCAAAGCTTGAACGAAATTTTTCTAAAAGTCTGGTATCATTCTGAACACCCGTATGGTCATACTCCAACTTAGATGATTTCTTTCCTCATATTTTCTAACCCAAACCCTTTCTTGGAGGACATGATCTTGGCTAGAAATCACATCCACATCTGAATGCATCAGTGAAAGGaagatttaaaaagaaaaaagaaacatcaaAATTCTAGATATATTCAATCTTGCCCAAATACTGGCATCTTACTCCAAGAAGTATCCACAGAGCATAAATCTTCAACAAAAACAAATATCGCTACAAGAAAAGAAGATGCGAGCAAGAGGTCCAAGATGTGATCGTTTTCCCAGCACAAACATCGCGTTTGATTCAAACAAGcatagagaagagaaaagagcaGGTCGGTGGACTAACCGGAGAATTTCCCCGACGAACCGCTTGCTGGATTGGAGCGAGCAAGGGTACACCGAACGATGGAGGCATCGGAGTCGAAGTCGTGATCGGCTGGAGAGGGTTTCGGCTACGAAGGAGGGCGTGGGGTCCCGATTGGGCTTCCGAGGGGTGGGATCGTCGTCGATCACAAGAAGGAGTGGAGGCACTCCTCCTCCAACTCCACGGCCACCGGCGCCGCTGCCATGGTCCAACTCTAGCCTCTTcttgagaggaggaggggatggAGAGAAGATGGTCGCGTCGTCGTCGCGGTCATTGTGGTCGTCATCGGATGGGATCTTGACGGCGAAGGGCGGCGGGCAGTGGTGGCCCATCCCATTCCGACGCTCTGGAACTCTAAAGGGAGTCCCTTGGGGACGGCAACGGGAACGGGAAaagggaggaaggaagaggactggcagagagagagagggagagagggaggcgaGCGCCGTTTTAATTTTTCCTTGAAGGCGGTTTAGGGCGGACCCGATTAAGAAAATAAATACCCatcattataaataaataaataacacctATAAATCAAGAACTTTCGTACCAACATAACCGTCAATTTTGtggataaaaaaaacaaaaaaaaaaacgcacAATATCATCCTTTTTTTCGGTCCAAGCCTATTCATACGTCCTCTTTCTGTCAAGTAGTCTCTCCCATCTATAagatctttcttcttcttttcactgcTCTTTCTCAtccaaaatttttctcttttttagaattttgtacCTACAAGttcaatgttatatatataattttttatatagaaAAAGCTAGAAAATTATACATTATGTATTAGTATTGATGAACATTATGTTTTATAAATTGTGTATCGATTTACCTAAAAATGTGTATTAGTTTGCCTAAATGACTAATTTACTTATTGTATATCATTGTGATCATATAGTGTGTAGTGGTAAAAAGTatgtttttgaaaaatatatatttgatttattctagaGGTGTATATTGAATAGCTGATGAATGAATATCAAATAAGCTTGCAGTAATGCATCAGCAAGTCGACAAGTATGTATCATCTAGCCATGTAGTGTGTAATAGGGTTATGATGAAATGCTTAGATTATACTAAAAAAATGGTTGAGCATAGATTGTCAATCAAACTACAAGAAATATGGATTATGGGACCAAGATCATGGGTCGTAGTTGTGCTTTTGGATTCTTGACTTATTGGTATTTTGCCGGAAAAAACTTATAGTTAAGAAGtctttcagtttttttttttcatatcccaattaaaaattttatttcttaaaacaATTATTTTTAGGGCACAACTTTAGATCTAGTCCTCTTGTCCTATGCCCAACAGGGTCGAACGAGATGGAGATCGAGATGGGTTAGGTAATTAGGTTTTGAGAAGCACATGGGTACTAGCATCAACACCCTCAACTATTCAATTATGAAGAGTGCTATCAAGTTAGGTTAGGTCTGGGTTTTTTGCTCCACCCAACCAATACTCAAGGTTTTAGGCTTCGACTTTTGTTCCAAACACAGTCTGTTGAATGATCGGATAAAATTCAAGGTTGGGTCATTAAATGTATATTGGTTCGAGTGAGATGGTGATAAGATCTAGGTACCCATTGAGgtattaaatattatatttttaaagagtttaatcaacccaaaataatttattttttgagaaatCTATTAATGAAACATCTAATATACACTATAGAAATTAAATCATAGAAACAAGCATTCGATGGTTTACTTAGAAAATAATtgacaaaaattaaaaagatacaTTTACTTAAGAGTCAAGTGTAACCATCCCAAACATATTCTAGCAGACCATTACCTTTTATTAATAGAACAAAATTTCATATACTAATATAATATGTAGGTATGTACATATGCCTATGCATGCAAGTACATTTATCCCCATATGCTTCACGTGCTCATACTTACCGGACTGGTTTAATTCGTGTTCACGTTGTTCTTGGTTCGGGGATCAGATTTAAACCTTTCAGCGCGAGGGCTTGCTTAGGCGGATTACGTAGGCACCGGGGTTCATTAAGTCTGCGGCCCACCACGCCCGCCCAAAAACCCCATCCCCTGCGGCTGGCGTTACAAAGAGAGGCGGTGCGAAAGCCTCGCTGCCAAATTCCAATACGGTTCGACGCGCACGCCCCCTTCTCCTCTTTGTCCCTCGCGCCTGGAAAAGAGAGAATCTTCTCTCTCCGATGGCATCGTGGTGGTGCCTCTCCGCCGTCGGCCGCCACCCCCCTCGCCTACCCGTCGCCGGCGGCGTTCGGGATCCTGGGCGTTTCGCCGCCAGAGGAGCGGAGgtggcctccctctctccccgctTCTCCAGAGGGTTCAAGAGGAGTCTCGTGGTCTGCATGGCCCCAGAGGAAGAGAAGATAACCCGCCGTTCCCCTCTCGATTTCCCCATCGTACGTCTTCCCCTTCAATTATTCTCACCTTAATCCATTCCATCATTTCAGTTGTTGAAAGTCTTTAAAATTCCATCTTTTATGCCATCATGACATTGATTCTGCTTCTCCTTGGCGAGTATTTTGAAAgttatttagattttatttgctgagtttctttttcctcctctggACAACTCGTTGCTTGATATTCTGGGAGAATTAACTCCCAGACGTACTGCGTTAGTGAACAATCGGTCAGATTTCTGATTCATTGCCATCACAAATTTAATAGGTCCAATTTATATCGTGGTTGAAGCTGGAGTCCATCTAGTTAGAGTTGTCTTTTTACAAtttcctttcttctcttttgggCTTTATATATCGACGCTATAATTTGAGTCTTTGCTTTAATTTCACCAAGGAAAGAGATTTATCTATAGTTAGGGTTTTGGGTCAAGAAGAGATTTGTGGTCCTGGGGTTGGATATGCAAGGAAT
This portion of the Phoenix dactylifera cultivar Barhee BC4 chromosome 11, palm_55x_up_171113_PBpolish2nd_filt_p, whole genome shotgun sequence genome encodes:
- the LOC103713770 gene encoding crossover junction endonuclease EME1B-like codes for the protein MGHHCPPPFAVKIPSDDDHNDRDDDATIFSPSPPPLKKRLELDHGSGAGGRGVGGGVPPLLLVIDDDPTPRKPNRDPTPSFVAETLSSRSRLRLRCLHRSVYPCSLQSSKRFVGEILRLRSSLCLTGITGLICLESDNESEGSGRALRDNSDFPVVESPVGTGSGKDHSRLYLTIDEAVSGRNDTNDEVIPRITNHGSFDGSRGATNFIQILGDSPPHGHTLAEDSTLQAASYEEEHNLLGQLDSTAKRKGNHAAVGAAKDNKNEPAARKKQLKEEKARLIEERKRKRQQDKLQKEALKAEEAETKKWVKEKQKWERGKYALKSVVADFDAKVVENGLVGGHLLTRFAEKGLSFRITSNPIERSIMWKMNVPDKIAQISSAQSEVPYILFVYQAEEFCDLVISESLIDHIHRVRSHYPSFTICYLTNKLMSYINKREQSQYKNPSNVSCWKRPPIEEILSKLTTHYTRVHSRQCIDEADLAEHVVGLTSSLASCQFRKKLTWLTVNANGSIIPKDFIDRNLVKKNIWLKALISIPKVQPRYAIAIWKKYPTMRSLLNVYMDPNKSVHEKEFLLKDLMIEGLLGKEDRRLGEICSKRVYRILMAQSGGIKTEDVEEGADFFGC